A genomic stretch from Microbacterium proteolyticum includes:
- the rlmN gene encoding 23S rRNA (adenine(2503)-C(2))-methyltransferase RlmN produces MTDQPPVRSTTPRQARPAGAPADTGIRETTPKSTGIRETRPRTAPARQVRPKTEGWQQAKDETGRPLLQFASPKRGKPPVHLADLTAAERVAKVKELGLPGFRAKQLEKHYFTHYTSDAADMTDLPASGREELVAGMLPPLLTEVRRLETDRGDTIKFLWKLHDGALVESVLMRYPGRITLCVSSQAGCGMNCPFCATGQAGLTRNMSAAEIIEQIVRANALIAAGGLGGKKRDDHSLDRVSNIVFMGMGEPLANYARVMQAVRVMVDKEHGLGMSARGITVSTVGLVPAIKKLADEDIPVTFALSLHAPDDGLRDELIPVNSRWKVDEALDAARAYFDKTGRRVSIEYALIKDMNDHAWRADLLADKLNARGRGWVHVNPIPLNPTPGSIWTASEVPVQNEFVRRLNDAGIPTTLRDTRGKEIDGACGQLVATEEDEVAAAATPVG; encoded by the coding sequence ATGACTGACCAGCCCCCCGTGCGCTCCACCACACCCCGGCAGGCGCGCCCCGCGGGGGCGCCTGCTGACACCGGCATCCGCGAGACGACGCCGAAGAGCACCGGCATCCGCGAGACGCGTCCGCGGACCGCGCCCGCCCGTCAGGTCCGGCCGAAGACCGAGGGGTGGCAGCAGGCCAAAGACGAGACCGGGCGTCCGCTCCTGCAGTTCGCCAGCCCCAAGCGCGGCAAGCCGCCCGTGCATCTCGCCGACCTCACCGCCGCCGAGCGCGTCGCGAAGGTCAAGGAGCTGGGCCTCCCCGGCTTCCGCGCGAAGCAGCTCGAGAAGCACTACTTCACGCACTACACCTCGGATGCCGCCGACATGACCGACCTGCCGGCATCCGGTCGCGAAGAACTCGTCGCAGGGATGCTCCCGCCGCTGCTCACCGAGGTGCGCCGACTCGAGACCGACCGCGGCGACACCATCAAGTTCCTCTGGAAGCTGCACGACGGTGCGCTCGTGGAGTCCGTGCTCATGCGCTACCCCGGCCGCATCACCCTCTGCGTGTCGTCGCAGGCCGGGTGCGGCATGAACTGCCCGTTCTGCGCCACCGGGCAGGCGGGCCTGACCCGCAACATGTCGGCGGCCGAGATCATCGAGCAGATCGTGCGGGCCAACGCCCTCATCGCCGCCGGGGGACTCGGCGGCAAGAAGCGCGACGACCACTCGCTGGACCGCGTCTCGAACATCGTCTTCATGGGCATGGGGGAGCCGCTCGCCAACTACGCGCGCGTCATGCAGGCCGTGCGGGTCATGGTCGACAAGGAGCACGGCCTCGGCATGAGCGCCCGCGGCATCACGGTCTCGACCGTCGGCCTGGTGCCCGCGATCAAGAAGCTCGCCGATGAAGACATCCCGGTGACCTTCGCCCTGTCGCTCCACGCCCCCGACGACGGCCTGCGCGACGAGCTCATCCCGGTGAACTCGCGCTGGAAGGTCGATGAGGCTCTGGATGCCGCGCGCGCCTATTTCGACAAGACCGGGCGCCGCGTGTCGATCGAATACGCCCTGATCAAAGACATGAACGACCACGCCTGGCGCGCCGACCTGCTGGCCGACAAGCTCAACGCCCGCGGTCGGGGCTGGGTGCACGTGAACCCCATCCCGCTGAACCCGACGCCCGGGTCGATCTGGACGGCATCCGAGGTGCCCGTGCAGAACGAGTTCGTGCGGCGCCTCAACGACGCCGGCATCCCGACCACCCTCCGCGACACCCGCGGCAAGGAGATCGACGGCGCGTGCGGCCAGCTCGTCGCGACCGAAGAGGACGAGGTCGCCGCTGCGGCGACGCCGGTCGGCTGA
- a CDS encoding PRD domain-containing protein, whose protein sequence is MPGAGEAPIPPGGVQKLLNNNVVVAIDADGRERVLMGRGIGFQLKHDGRVDPSKVEKTFVLDQGSDTAHAQKLLTDAPYALVQAVLRAVDEAERELGRDLGRRLPLAVIDHVNYVIERLDQGIRIPGTSMPELRILHPDESRAAEHMAASIAASLDRELPPEEGVFLTMHLLNATRDEPNGTAALLFRRVQHVVRTVETGLGVDLDTTSPDYARFILHVRFLLQRLVDRTMLASGDSSFFEFAKHRYPRAFGIAEAVKAYVLAATGSTLTDEEVLYLIVHVERLATSMGRADTSGAPGAPAL, encoded by the coding sequence GTGCCCGGTGCCGGTGAAGCCCCCATCCCGCCCGGCGGCGTGCAGAAGCTGCTGAACAACAACGTCGTCGTGGCGATCGACGCCGACGGCCGCGAGCGGGTGCTCATGGGCCGGGGCATCGGCTTCCAGCTCAAGCACGACGGCCGCGTCGATCCGTCGAAGGTCGAGAAGACCTTCGTGCTCGACCAGGGCAGCGACACCGCCCACGCGCAGAAACTCCTCACCGACGCCCCGTACGCGCTCGTGCAGGCGGTGCTGCGCGCGGTAGACGAGGCCGAACGCGAGCTGGGCCGCGACCTCGGCCGTCGCCTGCCCCTCGCCGTGATCGACCACGTGAACTACGTCATCGAGCGACTCGACCAGGGCATCCGCATCCCGGGCACGTCGATGCCCGAGCTTCGCATCCTGCACCCCGACGAGTCGCGCGCCGCCGAGCACATGGCCGCCTCGATCGCGGCATCCCTCGATCGCGAGCTCCCGCCGGAAGAGGGGGTGTTCCTGACGATGCACCTGCTCAACGCCACGCGCGACGAACCGAACGGCACGGCGGCGTTGCTCTTCCGCCGCGTGCAGCACGTGGTGCGCACGGTCGAGACCGGGCTCGGCGTCGACCTCGACACGACGAGCCCCGACTACGCGCGCTTCATCCTGCACGTGCGCTTCTTGCTGCAGCGCCTCGTCGATCGCACCATGCTCGCCAGCGGCGACTCGTCGTTCTTCGAGTTCGCGAAGCACCGCTACCCCCGGGCGTTCGGGATCGCCGAGGCGGTGAAGGCGTACGTGCTCGCCGCCACGGGCTCCACCCTCACCGACGAAGAAGTGCTGTACCTGATCGTCCACGTCGAGCGCCTGGCGACGAGCATGGGGCGCGCCGACACCTCGGGCGCCCCCGGAGCGCCGGCGCTCTGA
- a CDS encoding ABC transporter permease — translation MSRVLRLGAARIVFEVRSYFRQGDSVFFTFLFPMMILLIFAVAFDAQTFGPPGDEVDAAQFYLPAMLAAGVLLSGLQNMSIDIAMERSDGTLKRLGGTPLSPVSYFIGKLGQVLVTGFLQSVLLIVVAAVFFSVPLPTEPERWLTFAWVFLLGVTTCAILGIGLSALPRTGRSATGVVIPIVLLLQFISGVYINFAALPEWLQNVASVFPLKWLAQGFRSVFLPESFADAEPSGSWDHPLILLVTALWLVVGLALVRVTFRWIRKDA, via the coding sequence GTGAGCCGGGTGCTGCGCCTGGGCGCCGCCCGCATCGTCTTCGAGGTGCGGTCGTACTTCCGGCAGGGCGACTCCGTCTTCTTCACGTTCCTGTTCCCCATGATGATCCTGCTGATCTTCGCCGTCGCCTTCGACGCCCAGACGTTCGGCCCTCCCGGCGACGAGGTGGATGCCGCGCAGTTCTACCTCCCCGCGATGCTCGCCGCGGGCGTGCTGCTGTCGGGCCTGCAGAACATGTCGATCGACATCGCGATGGAACGCAGCGACGGCACGCTCAAGCGCCTCGGCGGCACGCCGCTGAGCCCGGTGTCGTACTTCATCGGCAAGCTCGGCCAGGTGCTGGTCACCGGCTTCCTGCAGTCGGTGCTGCTCATCGTGGTCGCCGCGGTCTTCTTCAGCGTGCCGCTGCCGACGGAGCCCGAGCGCTGGCTCACCTTCGCGTGGGTGTTCCTGCTGGGTGTGACCACCTGCGCGATCCTCGGCATCGGCCTGTCGGCGCTGCCGCGCACCGGTCGCAGCGCCACCGGCGTCGTCATCCCGATCGTGCTGCTGCTGCAGTTCATCTCGGGCGTCTACATCAACTTCGCGGCCCTTCCGGAGTGGCTGCAGAACGTGGCGAGCGTCTTCCCGCTGAAGTGGCTCGCGCAGGGCTTCCGCTCGGTGTTCCTGCCCGAGAGCTTCGCGGATGCCGAGCCCTCAGGCTCGTGGGACCACCCGCTGATCCTCCTCGTGACGGCGCTGTGGCTGGTGGTGGGTCTCGCGCTGGTGCGCGTGACGTTCCGATGGATCCGCAAGGACGCGTGA
- a CDS encoding M14 family zinc carboxypeptidase, whose product MPSLTVPPPALTGFPTVDALEAAFLALSERAPHLVRRRILGSSRLGEPIAVYEIGDGPAHAVIAGGVHPNEPIGFHTALALAERLVADKGLRHELDMTFHIVPCIDPDGTRLNEGWFASPSDRGAYGRAFYRPAPDEQVEWSFPLSYKRLHFDRVLPETRALADLFDALEPALFVGLHNAEVGGVYFYVSRDDEALVTELSAIPARHDLPLDNGEPESPDLVRLGDAVFRCPTVAERYDYLEGLGLDPLAEASGGGSADYLQRYGTLIMVAELPYWTHDDVVDDAPSGMPYKRVVQDRAERLRALGGTLTGALSRVDAYVTIPSPMLRGARAFAPLMTALADAEDERARRLDIDRIATRAEVFSNEDSVRSFRLRFGGMLLRALEVECAAGVAHDTVRRECDAFRRVYEEWVAEAVRVPLRPLPLADLVGVQLDAVLAAARAAVTA is encoded by the coding sequence ATGCCTTCACTCACCGTCCCACCGCCCGCACTCACGGGCTTTCCCACGGTCGACGCCCTCGAGGCGGCTTTCCTCGCGCTGTCCGAGAGGGCGCCGCATCTGGTGCGCCGCCGCATCCTGGGCTCGTCGCGGCTGGGCGAGCCCATCGCCGTGTACGAGATCGGCGACGGACCCGCACACGCCGTCATCGCCGGGGGCGTGCACCCGAACGAGCCGATCGGCTTCCACACCGCGCTCGCCCTCGCCGAGCGGCTCGTCGCCGACAAGGGCCTGCGCCACGAACTCGACATGACGTTCCACATCGTGCCGTGCATCGACCCCGACGGCACCCGTTTGAACGAGGGATGGTTCGCCTCGCCCAGCGATCGCGGCGCCTACGGGCGGGCCTTCTACCGGCCGGCTCCCGACGAACAGGTCGAGTGGAGTTTTCCCCTCTCCTACAAGCGGCTGCACTTCGACCGGGTGCTCCCCGAGACCCGCGCCCTCGCCGACCTCTTCGACGCGCTCGAGCCGGCCCTGTTCGTGGGGCTGCACAACGCCGAGGTCGGCGGGGTGTACTTCTACGTCAGCCGCGACGACGAGGCGTTGGTGACCGAACTGTCGGCGATCCCCGCCCGCCACGACCTGCCGCTCGACAACGGCGAGCCCGAATCGCCCGACCTCGTGCGCCTGGGCGATGCCGTCTTCCGCTGCCCGACCGTCGCCGAGCGGTACGACTACCTCGAGGGGCTCGGACTCGACCCACTCGCGGAGGCATCCGGCGGAGGGTCGGCCGACTACCTGCAGCGCTACGGCACGCTGATCATGGTCGCCGAACTGCCGTACTGGACGCACGACGACGTCGTCGACGACGCACCGAGCGGGATGCCGTACAAGCGGGTCGTACAGGACCGCGCCGAGCGGCTGCGCGCGCTCGGCGGCACCCTGACGGGCGCGCTCTCGCGCGTCGACGCGTACGTGACGATCCCGAGCCCGATGTTGCGCGGGGCGCGAGCCTTCGCGCCGCTCATGACGGCCCTCGCCGACGCGGAAGACGAGCGGGCACGGCGCCTCGACATCGACCGCATCGCGACGCGGGCGGAGGTCTTTTCGAACGAGGATTCCGTGCGGTCCTTCCGCCTGCGGTTCGGGGGCATGCTCTTGCGGGCACTCGAGGTGGAGTGCGCGGCGGGCGTCGCCCACGACACGGTCCGCCGGGAGTGCGATGCGTTCCGCCGCGTGTACGAGGAGTGGGTCGCCGAGGCGGTACGCGTGCCGCTTCGCCCTCTCCCTCTCGCCGACCTCGTCGGCGTGCAGCTTGACGCCGTCCTCGCGGCGGCCCGCGCGGCGGTGACCGCGTGA
- a CDS encoding ABC transporter permease, translating into MRFARATGRRLFEVGIVFLGVTFIIYAMVWALPGDPIAALGGDRPLPPTVVAELRRQFHLDDPLFLQYLRYLAGLLTGDLGTTFDGVPVADRMAARWPVTITLALTAWVIEVVLGVLLGLMAGLRKNSWIDRGVLLTTILATSIPIFVVAVGAQLIFGLQLKWLPIAGTTAGWPTAYILPASVIAIFGLAAIARLMRGSVIDTLQSDFVRTLRAKGVPRRTIVGTHVMRNSVAPVLTFVAIDLGYLLGGAVVVEGVFNLPGIGQLLFTAIRTHEGPTVVGVGTTLILIFLALSLLVDLVNSALDPRIRHV; encoded by the coding sequence GTGAGGTTCGCACGCGCCACGGGGCGCCGCCTGTTCGAGGTCGGCATCGTCTTCCTCGGCGTCACCTTCATCATCTACGCGATGGTGTGGGCTCTCCCGGGGGATCCGATCGCGGCGCTGGGCGGTGACCGTCCGCTCCCGCCCACGGTGGTCGCGGAACTACGTCGTCAGTTCCACCTCGACGATCCCCTGTTCCTGCAGTACCTGCGCTACCTCGCCGGTCTGCTCACGGGCGATCTGGGCACGACCTTCGACGGTGTGCCGGTGGCCGACCGGATGGCGGCGCGCTGGCCGGTGACGATCACCCTGGCCCTCACGGCGTGGGTGATCGAGGTCGTGCTGGGGGTTCTCCTCGGCCTGATGGCGGGGCTCCGTAAGAACAGCTGGATCGATCGCGGTGTGCTCCTGACCACGATCCTCGCGACCTCGATCCCCATCTTCGTCGTCGCAGTGGGGGCGCAGCTCATTTTCGGCCTTCAGCTGAAGTGGCTGCCCATCGCGGGGACGACCGCGGGGTGGCCGACGGCGTACATCCTCCCGGCATCCGTCATCGCGATCTTCGGCCTCGCAGCCATCGCGCGCCTCATGCGCGGAAGCGTCATCGACACGCTCCAGTCCGACTTCGTGCGGACGCTGCGGGCGAAGGGCGTGCCGCGGCGCACCATCGTGGGCACGCACGTGATGCGCAACTCCGTCGCGCCCGTCCTCACCTTCGTCGCCATCGACCTGGGGTATCTGCTCGGCGGGGCCGTCGTGGTCGAGGGTGTGTTCAATCTGCCCGGGATCGGGCAGTTGCTGTTCACCGCCATCCGCACGCACGAGGGGCCTACGGTGGTGGGAGTCGGGACGACGCTGATCTTGATCTTCCTGGCGCTGAGCCTGCTGGTCGACCTCGTCAACTCCGCCCTCGACCCGAGGATCCGCCATGTCTGA
- a CDS encoding carbon-nitrogen hydrolase family protein, whose protein sequence is MTVRVAAVQAEPGWFDLDATVVKTIDLIAEAAANGAEIVAFPETWLPGYPIFLWAYPVPEQIPSIARYHAASPSVDGPEIARIREAAAAHGITVVLGLSEQDHGSLYMAQLVIGPAGEILLHRRKLKPTHAERTLFGEGDGGDLQVIETAHARLGALNCWEHLQPLVKFAMYAQHEQIHVAGWPCFGIFAEHPSLGWEPSMAVSRTYALEGGAFVVVSTQILSAEGAQNFLVNGTPSPIIDLGGGYARIYGPDGSLLTEALDPGTEGLVYADLDLRTIDIAKKFADPVGHYSRPDVFSLTVDRTARTPATLSGATADSGEEHVLAPIVVGD, encoded by the coding sequence ATGACCGTTCGCGTCGCCGCCGTCCAAGCCGAGCCGGGCTGGTTCGACCTGGATGCCACCGTCGTCAAGACCATCGATCTCATCGCCGAGGCCGCCGCCAACGGGGCGGAGATCGTGGCGTTCCCGGAGACCTGGCTCCCGGGGTACCCGATCTTCCTCTGGGCATACCCCGTCCCCGAACAGATCCCCTCCATCGCCCGGTATCACGCCGCATCGCCGAGCGTCGACGGTCCCGAGATCGCCCGCATCCGGGAGGCCGCCGCCGCCCACGGCATCACGGTGGTGCTGGGCCTGAGCGAGCAGGACCACGGTTCGCTCTACATGGCGCAGCTGGTGATCGGCCCCGCCGGCGAGATCCTCCTGCACCGGCGCAAGCTCAAGCCCACCCACGCCGAGCGGACGCTCTTCGGCGAGGGCGACGGCGGCGACCTCCAGGTGATCGAGACCGCACATGCGCGGTTGGGTGCTCTCAACTGCTGGGAGCACCTGCAGCCTCTCGTGAAGTTCGCGATGTACGCCCAGCACGAGCAGATCCACGTCGCCGGCTGGCCCTGCTTCGGGATCTTCGCCGAGCACCCGTCGTTGGGGTGGGAGCCGTCGATGGCGGTGAGCCGGACCTACGCCCTCGAGGGCGGGGCCTTCGTCGTCGTCTCGACCCAGATCCTCAGCGCGGAGGGGGCGCAGAACTTCCTCGTGAACGGAACCCCTTCGCCGATCATCGACCTCGGCGGCGGATACGCGCGCATCTACGGCCCCGACGGGTCGCTGCTCACCGAGGCCCTCGACCCCGGCACGGAAGGACTCGTCTACGCCGACCTCGACCTGCGGACCATCGACATCGCGAAGAAGTTCGCCGACCCGGTCGGCCACTACAGCCGGCCCGACGTCTTCTCGCTCACCGTCGACCGCACGGCTCGCACGCCCGCGACATTGAGCGGCGCGACCGCGGACTCCGGCGAGGAGCACGTCCTCGCCCCGATCGTCGTCGGCGACTGA
- a CDS encoding ABC transporter ATP-binding protein, which produces MSENVVRVENLRKTYRGGLEALRGVSFDIGRGETFALLGPNGAGKSTVIEILEGYRDRTSGEVSVLGVDPHRGGLDWKARLGIVLQNTGEAPTATVRELLAHFASFYPRPRDVDEVIAAVGLSEKAKVSVRKLSGGQRRRVDVALGIIGRPELLFLDEPTTGFDPEVRRQFWELIRQLQAEGTTILLTTHYLDEAAELAERAAIIVAGEVASVGPIDDLGGPGARVPIVRWREGDAMHEERTEDPGAFVAALYARGGEPDRLEVVRPSLEDVYLSFLGDEARRTTAAGGLA; this is translated from the coding sequence ATGAGCGAGAACGTCGTGCGGGTGGAGAACCTGCGCAAGACCTACCGTGGCGGCCTCGAGGCCCTGCGCGGGGTGAGCTTCGACATCGGCCGTGGCGAGACGTTCGCCCTGCTCGGGCCCAACGGCGCGGGCAAGAGCACCGTCATCGAGATCCTCGAGGGCTACCGCGACCGCACGAGCGGCGAGGTGAGCGTTCTCGGGGTCGACCCGCACCGCGGTGGCCTCGACTGGAAGGCGCGCCTTGGGATCGTGCTGCAGAACACCGGCGAGGCGCCCACGGCGACCGTGCGGGAGCTGCTCGCGCACTTCGCCTCGTTCTACCCACGCCCGCGCGACGTGGATGAGGTGATCGCCGCGGTGGGGCTGAGCGAGAAGGCGAAGGTGAGCGTCCGAAAGCTCTCGGGCGGACAGCGTCGCCGGGTCGACGTCGCCCTCGGCATCATCGGCCGCCCCGAACTGCTGTTCCTCGACGAACCCACGACCGGCTTCGACCCGGAGGTGAGGCGGCAGTTCTGGGAGCTCATCCGGCAGCTGCAGGCCGAGGGCACGACGATCCTGCTGACCACCCACTATCTCGACGAGGCCGCCGAGCTCGCGGAGCGCGCCGCGATCATCGTCGCCGGCGAGGTGGCATCCGTGGGACCGATCGACGACCTCGGCGGCCCCGGGGCACGCGTGCCGATCGTGCGGTGGCGCGAGGGAGACGCGATGCACGAGGAGCGCACCGAGGATCCGGGCGCTTTCGTCGCCGCCCTCTATGCCCGCGGCGGCGAACCCGACCGGCTCGAGGTCGTGCGCCCGAGTCTCGAAGACGTGTACCTGTCGTTCCTCGGCGACGAAGCGCGCCGCACCACGGCGGCCGGAGGCCTCGCGTGA
- a CDS encoding response regulator has translation MIRVVIVDDHPIVRAGLVGILDATDDMTVVGVAADGVEAVAVVERERPDVVLMDMRMPRRDGDEATALLREAVPETRVIVLTTYESDDVIVRAVAAGASGYLLKAAPEAELLAGIRAVAAGEVALAPSVARVLVAHAGRPASTPLLTPREVEVLGHVAQGLSNREIGLRLHLGEATVKTHLLKAFAKLDVADRTRAVTRAMELGIL, from the coding sequence GTGATCCGTGTCGTCATCGTCGACGATCACCCGATCGTGCGGGCAGGGCTCGTCGGCATCCTGGATGCCACCGACGACATGACCGTGGTCGGCGTCGCCGCCGACGGCGTCGAGGCGGTGGCCGTCGTCGAGCGCGAGCGACCCGACGTCGTGCTGATGGACATGCGGATGCCACGCCGCGACGGCGATGAGGCGACGGCGCTGCTGCGCGAGGCGGTGCCGGAGACGCGCGTCATCGTGCTGACGACGTACGAGAGCGATGACGTCATCGTGCGCGCGGTCGCGGCGGGGGCGTCCGGATACCTGCTGAAGGCCGCGCCCGAAGCCGAGCTGCTCGCCGGCATCCGCGCCGTGGCCGCCGGGGAGGTCGCGCTGGCCCCGAGCGTGGCGCGGGTGCTCGTCGCGCACGCGGGGCGTCCGGCGTCGACGCCGCTTCTCACGCCGCGCGAGGTCGAGGTGCTCGGCCACGTCGCGCAGGGGCTGAGCAACCGCGAGATCGGGCTGCGCCTGCACCTGGGCGAGGCCACGGTGAAGACGCACCTCCTGAAGGCCTTCGCGAAGCTCGACGTCGCCGACCGCACCCGCGCCGTGACGCGCGCGATGGAGCTCGGCATCCTTTGA
- a CDS encoding peptide ABC transporter substrate-binding protein has product MKRRIALAVLVAGALALAGCSGGGGDETGPADVSIRVAVTDPQQLIPGRQSIAYDFNMAVWSPLAFLQSDGTLQNVQAESIESDDAQTWTITLRDGWTFHDGTPVTAQSYVDSWNAVAYGPNAFENSGQLASIVGYTDLNPAEGTPTTTAMSGLTVVDDLTFTVELVSPDGQFPLQVTQAQTAFFPMPESALSDFDAYNAHPVGNGPFQMTGDYVENEPITVSAYDGFKGEAPTVNEITFVPYTDSETAYTDVLAGNLDVAGVPASRLIQASSDFGDRLYSFEAPGISFLGLPLWNPQYQDVRVRQALSMAIDRQTIIDRIYGGTYTPATAWTPAIEPGTPVGICGEYCDYDPDAAKALLAEAGGFSGPLEITYPGGGGLDPLYEAIANQLRQNLGIDATATPTADWAEFLQKRTDASLTGPFFSRWGALYPSQQATLRVFFIEGGGCANCIPFYSPQVSAAMQTADADLTGDGTAYADVQEIIQKEFPAVPLFFETYSYVTSERVADLVSSPVGNPTYRAIQLR; this is encoded by the coding sequence ATGAAGAGAAGAATCGCGCTCGCCGTCCTGGTCGCCGGCGCGCTCGCGCTCGCCGGCTGCTCCGGCGGTGGCGGCGATGAGACCGGCCCCGCAGACGTATCCATCCGCGTGGCCGTCACCGACCCGCAGCAACTCATCCCCGGCAGGCAGTCCATCGCCTATGACTTCAACATGGCCGTGTGGTCTCCGCTGGCCTTCCTCCAGTCCGACGGGACTCTGCAGAACGTACAGGCCGAGTCCATCGAGTCGGACGACGCTCAGACGTGGACGATCACGCTCCGCGACGGATGGACGTTCCACGACGGGACCCCTGTCACGGCGCAGAGCTACGTCGACTCCTGGAACGCCGTCGCGTACGGCCCCAACGCCTTCGAGAACTCGGGGCAGTTGGCATCCATCGTCGGATACACCGATCTCAACCCCGCCGAGGGAACGCCGACGACCACGGCGATGTCAGGCCTGACCGTCGTCGACGACCTGACCTTCACGGTGGAGCTGGTCAGTCCCGACGGCCAGTTCCCGCTGCAGGTCACGCAGGCGCAGACCGCGTTCTTCCCGATGCCGGAATCGGCGTTGTCGGACTTCGACGCGTACAACGCGCACCCCGTGGGCAACGGACCGTTTCAGATGACGGGCGACTACGTCGAGAACGAGCCGATCACGGTTTCCGCGTATGACGGGTTCAAGGGCGAGGCCCCGACCGTCAATGAGATCACCTTCGTGCCCTACACCGACTCCGAGACCGCCTACACCGACGTGCTCGCGGGCAACCTCGACGTCGCGGGCGTGCCGGCGAGCCGTCTCATCCAGGCGAGCAGCGACTTCGGAGACCGCCTCTATTCGTTCGAGGCGCCCGGCATCTCGTTCCTCGGCCTGCCCCTGTGGAACCCGCAATACCAAGACGTGCGCGTACGTCAGGCGCTGTCGATGGCGATCGACAGGCAGACGATCATCGACCGCATCTACGGCGGTACGTACACCCCGGCCACCGCGTGGACCCCGGCCATCGAGCCCGGAACGCCGGTGGGGATCTGCGGCGAGTACTGCGATTACGACCCCGACGCGGCGAAGGCACTTCTCGCTGAGGCGGGCGGATTCAGCGGTCCGCTCGAGATCACCTACCCGGGCGGTGGGGGCCTCGACCCCCTCTACGAGGCGATCGCCAACCAGCTGCGGCAGAACCTCGGCATCGACGCGACGGCCACTCCGACCGCGGACTGGGCCGAGTTCCTTCAGAAGCGCACGGATGCCAGCCTCACGGGGCCGTTCTTCTCGCGCTGGGGAGCCCTGTACCCGAGCCAGCAGGCGACGCTGCGGGTGTTCTTCATCGAGGGCGGCGGCTGCGCGAACTGCATCCCCTTCTACAGCCCCCAGGTGAGCGCCGCCATGCAGACGGCCGACGCCGACCTGACGGGCGACGGCACCGCCTACGCCGACGTGCAGGAGATCATCCAGAAGGAGTTCCCCGCGGTGCCCCTGTTCTTCGAGACGTACTCCTACGTCACGTCGGAACGGGTCGCCGATCTCGTGAGTTCCCCGGTGGGCAACCCGACCTATCGCGCGATCCAGTTGCGCTGA
- a CDS encoding sensor histidine kinase — MPPRATPSNVSAAVDAPVARDLAVCDRVQGVWCGVRGWSLTYGVAGLVGAGTAVVSALMGPVSWPAALGAVAAVVLHAAVVLRSLPRLLGHDDARALAGVVMVSTVVLLTVAVALAPWVAMIQFASYPLLWVVSSRRREAIGWTALSSVAVFLALAAGGDARAWVNAAVIQAVSFAGNIGLGLWFSAVYRHGTQTQDLLDRLTAAQDELAALHRDAGVVHERERLAAELHDTIAQTLAGTVLLAQRARRERGAGTLSDDTLALIEDAAREALAETRTLVAAGAPVSHGEGLAAALPLLVTRIARESGLEIASRVDAVTGLDRESEVALLRCAQEGLSNARRHSGAARIEVTLVEVDGAVELRVGDDGAGFDPAARAEGFGLDGLRARLAHLGGHLHVDGTPGAVVVTARVPRETVRA, encoded by the coding sequence ATGCCGCCTCGCGCGACCCCGTCCAACGTCTCCGCCGCGGTCGACGCGCCCGTCGCGCGCGATCTGGCCGTGTGCGATCGGGTGCAGGGCGTGTGGTGCGGAGTGCGGGGGTGGTCGCTGACGTACGGCGTCGCCGGTCTCGTCGGCGCCGGTACCGCGGTGGTCAGTGCGCTGATGGGCCCAGTGTCGTGGCCCGCCGCTCTCGGCGCCGTCGCGGCCGTCGTGCTGCACGCCGCCGTCGTGCTGCGGAGTCTGCCACGCCTGCTCGGCCACGACGATGCGCGGGCGCTCGCCGGTGTCGTCATGGTATCGACCGTCGTGTTGCTGACGGTTGCCGTCGCGCTCGCACCCTGGGTCGCGATGATCCAGTTCGCCTCGTATCCGCTGCTGTGGGTGGTCTCGTCGCGGCGCCGTGAGGCCATCGGCTGGACAGCGCTGTCGAGCGTCGCGGTCTTCTTGGCGCTGGCCGCGGGTGGCGACGCCAGAGCCTGGGTGAACGCGGCCGTCATCCAGGCGGTCTCGTTCGCGGGCAATATCGGTCTGGGGCTGTGGTTCAGCGCGGTGTATCGCCACGGCACGCAAACCCAGGATCTCCTCGACCGCCTCACGGCCGCGCAAGACGAGCTGGCGGCGCTCCACCGCGACGCGGGCGTCGTGCACGAGCGCGAGCGCTTGGCCGCGGAGCTGCACGACACGATCGCGCAGACTCTCGCGGGCACCGTGCTGCTCGCCCAGCGTGCGCGCCGGGAGCGCGGGGCGGGAACGCTGTCGGACGACACCCTCGCCCTGATCGAAGACGCGGCACGTGAGGCGCTCGCCGAGACGCGCACGCTCGTCGCGGCGGGCGCTCCCGTCTCGCACGGCGAGGGTCTGGCTGCGGCCCTTCCCCTGCTCGTCACGCGTATCGCCCGTGAGTCGGGCCTCGAGATCGCCTCGCGGGTCGACGCCGTCACGGGTCTCGACCGCGAGAGCGAGGTCGCGCTCCTGCGCTGCGCGCAGGAAGGCCTGTCGAACGCGCGTCGGCATTCCGGTGCGGCGCGGATCGAGGTCACGCTCGTCGAGGTCGACGGTGCCGTGGAGCTCCGCGTCGGCGACGACGGCGCGGGCTTCGACCCCGCCGCCCGCGCCGAGGGCTTCGGCCTCGACGGGCTGCGGGCGCGCCTGGCGCATCTAGGCGGTCACCTCCACGTCGACGGCACCCCCGGCGCGGTCGTGGTGACCGCGCGCGTCCCGCGAGAGACGGTGCGCGCGTGA